In Bosea vestrisii, the following are encoded in one genomic region:
- a CDS encoding NAD(P)/FAD-dependent oxidoreductase, with product MTRSVIVIGAGMVGVSCALALQKRGLKVTLIDRREPGRETSYGNAGVISRSSIMPLNNPGLWKNLPKYLGNRHAAVRYRLGHLLGNPGWILGFLNEAKPNRLSHRVAALESLVTPALPLHKRLMTEAGIAWRLRDTGFLELWRSEAGVAAAAARRTFLENHGVRVEALDRQALSALEPSLNPIFSGALLHKDSASVDWPGAVVEAYAALFAARGGTILRDEVTALSKQGDGWRATGKNTHYEADLAVVALGPWSADLLRPLGLKVPLNVERGYHRHYKPAQGRFLNRPIYDVEASYMLAPMELGLRLTSGVELAHRDAPDDHAQIEQVLPRAREAFPLTEPAEETTWRGSRPTLPDSLPMIGEAPRHPGLWLAFGNQHIGFSTGPVTGEILAAMVCGEQAPADPAPFAPDRYLS from the coding sequence GTGACTCGCAGTGTCATCGTCATCGGCGCCGGCATGGTCGGCGTCTCCTGCGCGCTCGCGCTGCAGAAGCGCGGGCTCAAGGTGACGCTGATCGACCGGCGCGAGCCCGGCCGCGAGACCTCCTATGGCAATGCCGGCGTGATCAGCCGCTCCTCGATCATGCCGCTCAACAATCCCGGCCTGTGGAAGAACCTGCCGAAATACCTCGGCAACCGGCATGCGGCCGTGCGCTATCGGCTCGGCCATCTCCTTGGCAATCCCGGCTGGATCCTCGGCTTCCTCAACGAGGCCAAGCCGAACCGGCTTAGCCACCGCGTCGCCGCGCTGGAGAGCCTGGTCACGCCCGCCTTGCCTCTGCACAAGCGCCTGATGACCGAAGCCGGCATCGCCTGGCGCCTGCGCGACACTGGTTTCCTCGAACTCTGGCGCAGCGAAGCCGGGGTAGCCGCAGCCGCGGCACGCCGGACCTTCCTCGAGAATCATGGCGTGCGCGTCGAGGCGCTCGACCGCCAGGCGCTCTCGGCGCTGGAGCCGAGCCTCAACCCGATCTTCTCGGGGGCGCTGCTGCACAAGGACAGCGCCTCGGTCGATTGGCCGGGCGCGGTGGTCGAAGCCTATGCGGCGCTGTTCGCCGCCCGCGGCGGCACCATCCTGCGCGACGAAGTGACCGCACTGTCGAAGCAGGGCGATGGCTGGCGCGCCACCGGCAAGAACACGCATTACGAAGCCGATCTCGCGGTCGTCGCGCTCGGCCCCTGGAGCGCCGATCTGCTCCGACCGCTCGGGCTCAAGGTCCCGCTCAATGTCGAGCGCGGCTATCACCGGCACTACAAGCCGGCGCAGGGGCGTTTCCTGAACCGCCCGATCTACGATGTCGAAGCGTCCTACATGCTGGCACCGATGGAACTGGGCCTGCGCCTGACCAGCGGCGTCGAGCTCGCCCATCGCGATGCGCCCGACGACCATGCCCAGATCGAGCAGGTGCTGCCGCGGGCGCGCGAGGCCTTTCCACTGACCGAACCGGCTGAGGAGACGACCTGGCGCGGCTCGCGCCCAACCTTGCCGGATTCACTGCCGATGATCGGCGAGGCGCCGCGCCATCCCGGCCTCTGGCTCGCCTTCGGTAATCAGCATATCGGCTTCTCGACCGGGCCCGTGACGGGGGAGATCCTCGCCGCGATGGTCTGCGGCGAGCAGGCTCCGGCCGACCCGGCGCCTTTCGCGCCGGACCGCTACCTGTCCTAG
- the creD gene encoding cell envelope integrity protein CreD, protein MSQEQEQQNESKPEPPLLSLGITPRRFGRSPGLKFFVIGFLALLLLIPLMFVSGLRSERSATASQAAREIGEAWGREQIVGGPVLMVPYLVPPKIANAAPTREVAVFLPDDLQASSEAQTEIRRRSIFDVPVYRSKVALNARFLPPDFKAITSDAVQPLWNEAVLAVGVADVRGLKNRATAQIRDGAAIEFEPTFGAGLREGSGIHAALRDVDLIKPLSVEIGLDLNGSRSLSIVPLAKNSAIRMSSNWEHPSFSGAHLPDDRVIDANGFSASWRVSHLARNLPLAFSHDNRRADATFLNGGVGARFYQPVDLYQLVDRAIKYAILFVGAVFLAVFGLELVARDNLHAVQYTLVGFALVLFYVLLLSLAEHLGFLTAYLVAAAATTALIALYIGLVLRSFARGAVLGLILATGYGLVYALLKSEDFALLAGAIGAFVALATLMLATARVNWSGLGDSVAKTVTSDPARPTAPV, encoded by the coding sequence ATGTCGCAAGAGCAAGAGCAACAGAACGAGAGCAAGCCTGAACCTCCGCTCCTATCCCTCGGCATCACGCCGAGACGGTTCGGGCGCAGTCCGGGCCTGAAGTTCTTCGTCATCGGCTTTTTGGCGCTATTGCTGCTGATCCCGTTGATGTTCGTCTCCGGGCTGCGCAGCGAGCGCTCGGCCACCGCCAGCCAGGCAGCGCGCGAGATCGGCGAGGCCTGGGGCCGCGAGCAGATCGTCGGCGGGCCGGTGCTGATGGTGCCCTATCTGGTGCCGCCCAAGATCGCTAATGCCGCGCCGACGCGCGAGGTCGCGGTCTTCCTGCCGGACGACCTCCAGGCCAGCTCAGAGGCGCAAACCGAAATCCGGCGGCGTTCGATCTTCGACGTGCCGGTCTATCGCAGCAAGGTCGCGCTGAACGCGCGCTTCCTGCCACCCGATTTCAAGGCGATTACGTCCGACGCGGTACAGCCGCTCTGGAACGAGGCAGTGCTCGCCGTTGGGGTCGCCGATGTCCGCGGCCTGAAGAACCGCGCCACGGCGCAGATTCGTGACGGTGCGGCCATCGAGTTCGAGCCAACATTCGGCGCCGGCCTCCGCGAGGGCAGCGGCATCCATGCCGCCTTGCGCGATGTCGATCTGATCAAGCCGCTTTCGGTCGAGATCGGGCTCGACCTCAACGGCTCGCGCAGCCTGTCGATCGTGCCATTGGCCAAGAACAGCGCGATCCGGATGAGCTCTAACTGGGAGCATCCGAGCTTCTCCGGCGCGCATCTGCCGGATGACCGGGTCATCGACGCCAACGGCTTCTCGGCCTCATGGCGGGTCTCGCATCTGGCGCGCAACCTGCCGCTCGCCTTCAGCCATGACAACCGGCGTGCCGATGCAACCTTCCTCAATGGCGGCGTCGGCGCGCGCTTCTACCAGCCGGTCGATCTCTACCAGCTGGTCGATCGCGCCATCAAATACGCGATCCTGTTCGTCGGCGCGGTCTTCCTTGCCGTATTCGGGCTGGAACTAGTGGCGCGCGACAACCTCCATGCCGTCCAGTACACCCTCGTCGGCTTCGCGCTGGTGCTGTTCTACGTGCTGCTGCTGTCGCTGGCGGAGCATCTCGGCTTCCTCACCGCTTATCTCGTCGCGGCAGCGGCGACGACGGCGCTGATCGCGCTCTACATAGGCCTCGTCCTGCGCAGTTTTGCGCGCGGCGCCGTCTTGGGGCTGATCCTCGCCACCGGCTACGGGCTGGTCTACGCGCTCTTGAAATCCGAGGATTTCGCCCTGCTCGCTGGGGCGATCGGCGCCTTCGTCGCGCTGGCGACGCTGATGCTGGCGACCGCCAGGGTCAACTGGTCCGGCCTCGGTGACAGCGTGGCGAAAACTGTCACAAGCGACCCGGCGCGGCCGACTGCGCCGGTATGA